In Selenomonas sp. TAMA-11512, a genomic segment contains:
- the gyrA gene encoding DNA gyrase subunit A, with protein MDFGQGKIVPINLEHEMKNSYIDYAMSVIVARALPDVRDGLKPVHRRILYAMQEAGMTSGKPYKKSARIVGEVLGKYHPHGDSSVYDAIVRMAQNFSMRYMLADGHGNFGSVDGDPAAAMRYTEVRMSKISELMLQDIDKDTVDFAPNYDESLKEPTVLPAKFPQLLVNGTSGIAVGMATNIPPHNMREVIDGTLMLLENPDTTVDALMTKIKGPDFPTAGLILGSEGIKSAYATGRGIVKMRAKAHIETMSNGKPRIIVSELPYQVNKARLIEKIAELVRDKAIEGITDLRDESDRSGMRIVIEVRRDANANVILNQLYKHTQLQDSFGVNMLALVNGRPEILTLKEVLAHYIAHQEDVITRRTKYELDKAEARAHILEGLTIALDHLDAVITTIRESRTADIAREALMTGFKLSEKQAQAILDLRLQRLTGLEREKIEEEYQEILKTIEWLKSVLADEAKIRQIIREELTEVREKYGDDRRTEITIDTSEINVEDLIAEEDVVITLTHGNYIKRMPLDTYRKQKRGGVGVTGMGTKETDFVENILVTTTHHTILFFTSRGRVYPLKAYEIAEAGRQAKGTAIINLLSLEANEKITAVLQVKEFKPDRFLFFTTKKGVVKRTSLVEFVNLRKGGLNAINLDEDDDLIAVKFTDGEKTILLGTRDGMAIAFEESTIRPLSRIARGVRGISLRAGDEVVGMDTVKDGAEVLTISEEGFGKRTDTSEYRVQTRGGKGIINLKVTEKTGAVVGLRVVRSGQELILITTGGIVIRTNIDGISVISRNTQGVTIMKTSEDDKVASFATMDQKVD; from the coding sequence GTGGATTTTGGACAGGGAAAAATCGTTCCGATCAACCTTGAACACGAAATGAAAAACTCCTACATCGACTATGCGATGAGCGTCATTGTCGCTCGTGCACTGCCGGATGTACGCGATGGCTTGAAGCCGGTGCATCGCCGCATCCTCTATGCAATGCAGGAAGCGGGCATGACCTCCGGTAAGCCGTATAAGAAATCGGCTCGTATCGTCGGTGAGGTCTTGGGTAAATACCACCCGCACGGTGACAGCTCTGTCTACGATGCCATCGTGCGCATGGCACAGAATTTTTCCATGCGCTATATGCTCGCGGACGGTCACGGCAATTTCGGCTCCGTCGACGGTGATCCGGCGGCTGCCATGCGCTATACCGAAGTTCGTATGTCGAAGATCTCGGAGCTCATGCTCCAAGACATCGACAAGGATACAGTGGACTTCGCGCCGAACTACGATGAGTCGCTGAAAGAGCCGACCGTACTTCCGGCGAAGTTCCCGCAGCTTCTCGTCAACGGTACGTCGGGCATTGCCGTCGGCATGGCGACGAACATTCCGCCGCACAATATGCGGGAGGTTATTGACGGCACGCTCATGCTCCTGGAAAATCCCGATACGACCGTCGATGCGCTGATGACGAAGATTAAGGGACCGGACTTCCCAACGGCCGGTCTCATCCTCGGCAGCGAGGGCATCAAGTCAGCGTATGCGACGGGGCGCGGAATCGTCAAGATGCGCGCCAAGGCACACATCGAGACGATGTCAAACGGCAAGCCGCGCATCATCGTCAGTGAGCTTCCCTATCAGGTCAACAAGGCGCGTCTCATCGAGAAGATTGCCGAGCTCGTTCGCGATAAGGCAATCGAGGGCATTACAGATCTCCGCGATGAGTCCGACCGCAGCGGCATGCGCATCGTCATTGAGGTGCGCCGTGACGCCAACGCGAACGTCATCCTGAATCAGCTCTACAAGCACACGCAGCTGCAGGACAGCTTCGGCGTCAATATGCTGGCGCTTGTCAACGGGCGGCCGGAGATTCTGACGCTCAAGGAAGTCCTGGCGCACTACATTGCCCATCAGGAAGACGTCATTACGCGCAGGACGAAGTACGAACTCGACAAGGCGGAAGCGAGGGCCCACATCTTAGAGGGCTTGACGATTGCCCTCGACCATCTCGATGCTGTCATCACGACGATTCGCGAATCGCGCACGGCGGATATCGCGCGCGAAGCGCTCATGACGGGCTTCAAGCTCTCCGAGAAGCAGGCGCAGGCCATCCTTGATCTCCGCCTCCAGCGTCTCACGGGACTGGAACGCGAGAAGATTGAGGAAGAGTATCAGGAGATTTTGAAGACCATCGAGTGGTTGAAATCCGTCCTTGCCGATGAGGCGAAGATTCGTCAGATCATCCGTGAGGAGCTCACCGAGGTTCGAGAAAAGTACGGTGATGACCGCCGCACCGAAATTACGATTGATACTTCGGAAATCAACGTTGAAGATCTCATTGCCGAGGAAGATGTCGTCATCACGCTCACGCACGGCAACTATATCAAGCGTATGCCGCTCGATACATATCGCAAGCAGAAGCGCGGCGGCGTCGGCGTGACGGGTATGGGGACGAAGGAGACGGACTTCGTTGAGAACATCCTTGTCACCACGACGCATCATACGATTCTCTTCTTTACGAGCCGCGGCCGCGTCTATCCGCTGAAGGCGTACGAGATTGCGGAAGCCGGCCGTCAGGCAAAGGGGACGGCGATCATCAATCTGCTCTCCCTGGAGGCGAATGAAAAGATTACGGCTGTCCTGCAAGTCAAAGAGTTCAAGCCGGATCGCTTCCTCTTCTTCACGACGAAGAAGGGTGTCGTCAAGCGCACGAGTCTTGTCGAATTCGTCAACCTGCGCAAGGGCGGCTTGAATGCGATCAACCTTGACGAGGATGACGATCTTATTGCCGTCAAGTTCACGGATGGAGAGAAGACGATCCTTCTCGGCACGCGCGACGGTATGGCGATTGCCTTTGAAGAGAGTACGATTCGTCCGCTTTCGCGCATCGCTCGCGGTGTTCGCGGCATCTCGCTCCGTGCGGGCGATGAAGTCGTCGGCATGGATACGGTTAAAGACGGTGCCGAGGTGCTGACCATCAGCGAGGAAGGCTTCGGCAAGCGCACGGACACGAGCGAGTACCGTGTCCAGACGCGCGGCGGCAAGGGAATCATCAACCTCAAGGTCACGGAAAAGACCGGCGCGGTTGTCGGCCTTCGCGTCGTCCGCAGCGGACAGGAGCTCATCCTCATCACGACGGGCGGCATCGTTATTCGGACGAATATCGACGGGATATCTGTCATCAGTCGCAATACGCAGGGCGTGACGATTATGAAGACGAGTGAAGACGATAAGGTGGCTTCCTTCGCGACCATGGACCAAAAGGTGGATTGA
- a CDS encoding M18 family aminopeptidase → MEEKLHMSNSPENVMSLKDFIEKGTSPFHVVATAVEELRAAGFTELPLTAAWEIRKGGAYYVRIYDSSLVAFVVGDSYTAGSPRSLRIAASHTDFPNLRIKPKATMKSEGYMRLNIEVYGGLIRQTWLDRPLSIAGSVALKGADALLPEVRFVDFGRPVATIPSLAIHMNRKVNEGVEIKPQKELLPLVGLLSGEEEAAESDAEAFLETLAEELGVTPEDILSYELGLYVREGGESVGFANELFSSPRLDNLTSVQAELAAIIAAKSSMSKDRQGIAAAAFFDHEEVGSGTKQGAGSLAFRDVLLRIYQALGRTEEELFRDIAAGLMLSVDVAHGYHPAHDDKYDPTNHARLGDGVVIKSSARQSYASDALSIAMLKSIAESAGVPVRQAVNHADMSGGSTLGSIASTLLPMRTLDIGVPILAMHSARETMGAEDQASLCRLLTAFYQI, encoded by the coding sequence ATGGAAGAGAAGCTGCATATGTCAAACAGTCCGGAGAATGTGATGTCGCTGAAGGACTTTATTGAGAAGGGAACGTCGCCGTTTCACGTCGTGGCGACGGCTGTAGAGGAGCTTCGGGCGGCGGGATTTACAGAGCTGCCGCTCACGGCGGCGTGGGAGATCCGAAAGGGTGGAGCCTACTATGTGAGGATCTACGATTCATCGCTCGTCGCCTTTGTCGTGGGTGACAGCTATACGGCGGGGTCACCGCGCAGTCTGCGCATCGCGGCGTCGCATACGGACTTTCCCAATCTTCGCATCAAGCCGAAGGCGACAATGAAGAGTGAGGGGTACATGCGCCTCAACATAGAGGTCTACGGCGGGCTCATCCGTCAAACGTGGCTCGATCGTCCGCTCTCCATCGCCGGCAGCGTGGCGCTGAAGGGGGCGGATGCGCTTCTCCCGGAGGTGCGTTTCGTAGACTTCGGTCGTCCCGTCGCGACAATACCGTCTCTTGCGATCCATATGAACCGAAAGGTCAATGAAGGCGTAGAGATCAAGCCGCAGAAGGAACTGCTCCCGCTTGTCGGGCTTCTGTCGGGTGAAGAGGAGGCGGCGGAGAGCGATGCGGAGGCCTTTCTCGAAACGCTTGCTGAGGAACTCGGTGTAACGCCGGAGGATATCCTCTCCTATGAACTGGGACTCTACGTCAGAGAGGGAGGCGAGAGCGTCGGCTTTGCGAACGAGCTCTTCTCCTCGCCGCGCCTCGATAATCTGACCTCGGTGCAGGCGGAGCTTGCTGCCATCATCGCCGCGAAATCATCGATGAGCAAGGATCGGCAGGGGATTGCGGCCGCCGCGTTCTTCGATCACGAAGAGGTGGGGAGCGGTACGAAGCAGGGGGCGGGGTCGCTTGCATTCCGCGATGTGCTGCTGCGCATCTATCAAGCGCTCGGACGGACGGAGGAGGAGCTCTTCCGCGATATCGCAGCCGGATTGATGCTCTCGGTCGACGTGGCGCACGGTTATCACCCCGCGCATGATGATAAATACGATCCGACGAATCACGCGCGGCTCGGAGACGGTGTCGTCATCAAGTCCTCCGCGCGGCAGTCGTACGCAAGTGACGCACTGTCGATCGCGATGCTGAAATCCATCGCGGAGAGCGCCGGTGTGCCTGTCCGGCAGGCGGTCAATCACGCGGACATGTCGGGTGGCTCGACGCTCGGCTCCATCGCGTCGACGCTGCTGCCTATGCGCACGCTGGATATCGGTGTGCCGATCCTGGCGATGCACTCGGCGCGGGAGACGATGGGTGCAGAGGACCAGGCATCGCTGTGCCGCCTTCTGACAGCTTTTTATCAGATTTAA
- a CDS encoding GtrA family protein, producing MRIIDQIRRHFFTREFFLFLVIGCVNTFNGVLFSNLFTMLFPVNIAFVIGYILANLVAYVLCSRFLFHARLSVQRCVKFAVSYIPNFLIQNLIVFISYNLYALQPIIAFLLAAVLGVPITFLLVKLFAFGRR from the coding sequence ATGCGGATCATCGATCAGATACGCCGTCATTTTTTCACGCGCGAATTTTTCCTCTTTCTCGTCATCGGCTGTGTAAATACGTTTAACGGCGTTCTTTTCTCCAATCTGTTCACCATGCTCTTTCCCGTCAATATCGCCTTCGTCATCGGCTACATCCTGGCGAATCTCGTCGCTTATGTCCTGTGCAGCCGCTTTCTGTTTCATGCGCGGCTCTCGGTGCAGCGATGCGTGAAGTTCGCCGTCAGCTACATTCCGAACTTCCTCATCCAAAACCTCATCGTTTTCATCTCGTACAATCTCTATGCGCTTCAGCCGATCATCGCTTTTCTCCTCGCCGCCGTTCTCGGTGTCCCGATCACCTTCCTTCTCGTCAAGCTGTTCGCCTTCGGACGGAGATAA